One Periophthalmus magnuspinnatus isolate fPerMag1 chromosome 8, fPerMag1.2.pri, whole genome shotgun sequence genomic window carries:
- the LOC117375028 gene encoding neurexophilin-1 — MMSPNRGFILLLLNGTACLVALGQEEDTTSSKTSSDDSAKTVGLLTGQTPLSPLSRWMLHSKSRAANTTSLELPYRSPVPFAKQEFSKQEFWEMLGSDLLKPDASSSRVKRRPIVKTGKFKKMFGWGDFYSNIKTVRLNLLITGKIVDHGNGTFSVYFRHNSTGQGNISVSLVPPVKAVEFDLERQSVVYPKDSKIFNCRVDYEKVDRSKRTSLCNYDPSKTCFQEQIQSHVSWICSKPFKVICIYISFYSTDYRLVQKVCPDYNYHNEMPYLPSG, encoded by the coding sequence GTAGCCTTGGGTCAAGAAGAAGACACGACCAGCTCCAAGACTTCATCGGACGATTCGGCGAAAACCGTTGGGCTGTTGACCGGTCAGACGCCGCTTTCGCCGCTCAGTCGCTGGATGCTACACAGCAAAAGTCGAGCGGCGAACACCACATCTCTAGAGCTACCGTACCGCTCCCCCGTGCCCTTCGCCAAGCAGGAATTTTCCAAACAGGAATTCTGGGAGATGCTTGGTAGCGATCTCCTAAAGCCGGACGCCTCAAGTTCAAGGGTCAAACGCAGGCCTATCGTCAAAACTGGCAAATTTAAGAAAATGTTCGGATGGGGAGACTTCTACTCCAACATCAAGACCGTTCGGCTGAATCTTCTCATCACCGGGAAAATTGTGGACCACGGCAACGGCACTTTTAGCGTCTACTTTCGGCACAACTCCACGGGGCAGGGTAACATTTCGGTGAGCTTGGTGCCGCCCGTTAAGGCAGTGGAGTTCGATTTGGAGCGTCAGAGCGTCGTCTACCCCAAGGACTCCAAAATCTTCAACTGCCGCGTGGACTATGAGAAGGTAGACCGCAGCAAACGCACCTCGCTGTGCAACTACGACCCCTCCAAGACCTGTTTCCAAGAGCAGATCCAGAGCCATGTCTCCTGGATCTGCTCCAAGCCTTTCAAAGTCATCTGTATCTATATTTCATTCTACAGCACGGACTACCGCCTGGTTCAAAAAGTCTGTCCTGATTATAACTACCATAACGAAATGCCCTACCTGCCGTCGGGCTAA